A genomic window from Aestuariirhabdus litorea includes:
- the katG gene encoding catalase/peroxidase HPI → MGRNNSDNAGQCPFMHGSRTTMGDQGTANQQWWPNQLNLKILHQNSAETNPLGEAFDYRDAFNSLDYEALKQDLKALMTDSQPWWPADYGHYGPLFIRMAWHSAGTYRAGDGRGGAGSGGQRFAPLNSWPDNVNLDKARRLLWPIKQKYGNAISWADLMILTGNVALESMGLKPFGFGGGRADTWEPEEDIYWGSEKEWLADERYSGERDLEDPLAAVQMGLIYVNPEGPNGNPDPLAAARDIRETFKRMAMDDEETVALIAGGHTFGKTHGAGDAAQLGPEPEAAPIELQGLGWANSQGSGKGVDTISSGLEGAWTPNPIQWDNGFFDTLLGYEWELTRSPAGAQQWTPKEAAAKGTVPDAHDPSQRHAPMMATTDLALREDPAYRAISERFHANPDQFADAFARAWFKLTHRDMGPVARYLGPEVPGESLLWQDPLPPLDHPLVDSADIARLKAQLLESGLSISELVATAWASASSFRGSDMRGGANGARIRLAPQKDWAVNNPDQLARVLPVLEDIQQAFNQSQQGGKRISLADLIVLGGSAAIERAAQHAGIDIEVPFTPGRTDATQEQTDVESFAYLEPVADGFRNYLKGSYPVPAEELLIDRAQLLTLTAPQMTVLVGGLRVLNANSGQAPEGVFTHRPETLSNDFFVNLLDMGIEWTTVAGEANRFEGRDRASGETQWSATRVDLVFGSNSQLRALAEVYAQADNQERFVRDFVTAWCKVMNADRFDLN, encoded by the coding sequence ATGGGCAGGAACAACAGCGATAATGCGGGCCAATGCCCCTTTATGCACGGATCACGCACCACCATGGGCGATCAGGGCACCGCCAACCAGCAGTGGTGGCCCAACCAGCTCAACCTCAAAATACTCCACCAGAACAGCGCCGAAACCAACCCGCTGGGGGAGGCCTTCGACTACCGCGACGCCTTCAACAGTCTCGATTACGAGGCCCTCAAACAAGACCTTAAGGCGCTGATGACCGATTCCCAGCCCTGGTGGCCCGCTGACTACGGCCACTACGGGCCCCTCTTTATCCGCATGGCCTGGCACAGCGCCGGCACCTACCGGGCGGGCGATGGTCGCGGTGGCGCCGGCAGCGGCGGCCAGCGCTTCGCCCCCCTCAACAGCTGGCCCGACAACGTCAACCTCGACAAGGCTCGGCGCCTGTTGTGGCCGATCAAGCAGAAGTACGGTAATGCCATCTCCTGGGCCGACCTGATGATCCTCACCGGCAACGTCGCCCTCGAATCCATGGGACTCAAGCCCTTCGGCTTTGGCGGCGGGCGCGCCGATACCTGGGAGCCCGAGGAGGATATCTACTGGGGCAGCGAGAAGGAGTGGCTGGCCGACGAACGCTACAGCGGTGAACGGGATCTGGAGGATCCGCTGGCGGCGGTGCAGATGGGGCTGATCTACGTGAACCCCGAAGGCCCCAACGGCAACCCCGACCCCTTGGCCGCGGCCCGGGATATTCGTGAAACCTTCAAACGCATGGCGATGGACGACGAGGAGACCGTGGCCCTGATCGCCGGCGGCCATACCTTTGGCAAGACCCACGGCGCCGGTGACGCCGCCCAGTTGGGGCCCGAGCCGGAAGCCGCCCCGATCGAGCTGCAGGGGCTGGGCTGGGCCAACAGCCAGGGCAGCGGCAAGGGGGTGGACACCATCTCCAGCGGCCTCGAAGGGGCCTGGACTCCCAACCCCATCCAGTGGGATAACGGCTTCTTCGACACCCTCCTTGGCTACGAATGGGAGCTGACCCGCAGCCCCGCCGGCGCCCAGCAGTGGACCCCCAAGGAGGCCGCGGCCAAGGGCACCGTGCCCGACGCCCATGACCCCAGCCAGCGCCACGCCCCCATGATGGCGACCACCGACCTGGCGCTGCGGGAGGACCCGGCCTATCGCGCCATCTCCGAGCGCTTCCACGCCAACCCGGACCAGTTCGCCGATGCCTTCGCCCGCGCCTGGTTCAAACTCACCCACCGGGATATGGGCCCCGTCGCCCGCTATCTCGGCCCCGAGGTACCCGGCGAATCCTTGCTGTGGCAGGACCCGCTCCCCCCCCTCGACCACCCACTGGTGGACAGCGCCGATATCGCCCGACTCAAGGCGCAGCTGCTGGAGAGCGGTCTCTCCATCTCTGAACTGGTAGCCACCGCCTGGGCCTCCGCCTCCAGCTTCCGCGGCTCCGACATGCGCGGAGGTGCCAATGGTGCGCGCATTCGCCTCGCGCCGCAGAAGGATTGGGCGGTCAATAACCCGGATCAGCTGGCGCGGGTACTGCCGGTGCTGGAGGATATCCAGCAGGCATTTAACCAGTCCCAGCAAGGGGGCAAGCGGATCTCCCTGGCGGACCTGATCGTACTGGGAGGCTCGGCGGCCATCGAGCGGGCTGCTCAACACGCAGGCATCGACATAGAGGTCCCCTTCACACCGGGCCGTACCGATGCCACCCAGGAGCAGACCGATGTCGAATCCTTCGCCTACCTGGAGCCGGTGGCCGACGGCTTTCGCAACTACCTCAAGGGGAGCTACCCGGTTCCCGCGGAGGAGCTGCTGATCGACCGGGCGCAACTGCTGACCCTCACCGCCCCGCAAATGACGGTGCTGGTGGGCGGGCTGCGGGTGCTTAACGCCAACAGCGGGCAGGCCCCGGAGGGGGTCTTTACCCACCGGCCCGAGACTCTCAGCAACGACTTTTTCGTCAACCTGCTGGATATGGGCATTGAGTGGACAACGGTGGCCGGTGAGGCCAACCGCTTCGAGGGACGCGACCGCGCCAGCGGTGAAACCCAATGGAGCGCTACCCGGGTCGACCTGGTGTTTGGCTCCAACTCGCAGCTACGCGCCCTGGCCGAGGTCTACGCCCAGGCGGATAACCAGGAGCGTTTTGTGCGCGACTTCGTGACCGCCTGGTGCAAGGTGATGAACGCCGACCGCTTCGACCTCAACTGA